One stretch of Streptomyces sp. NBC_00443 DNA includes these proteins:
- a CDS encoding heavy metal translocating P-type ATPase, translating into MTRATDQPPITEAPRPPSTAAPSEVELLIGGMTCASCAARVEKKLNRMDGVTATVNYATEKAKVSFPAGVQVADLIATVERTGYTAEEPAPPEPAPEESPEDPELTGYRRRLTVSALLAVPVILLSMIPALQFDNWQWLALTLASPVVVWGGLPFHRAAFTNARHGAATMDTLISMGTLAAYGWSLWALFLGDAGMPGMHDTFEFTVSRVDGASQIYLEVASGVVTFILLGRYLEARSKRRAGAALRALMELGAKDVTVVRDGREVRVPVGRLAVGDRFAVRPGEKIATDGTVVEGASAVDASMLTGESVPVDVTVGDAVTGATVNAGGRLVVEATRVGGDTQLARMAKLVEDAQNGKAEVQRLADRISAVFVPAVILLAVATFGAWLGLTDDTVAAFTAAVAVLIIACPCALGLATPTALMVGTGRGAQLGILIKGPEVLESTRRVDTVVLDKTGTVTTGRMTLQRVYAAEGTDEDEVLRLAGAVEHASEHPVARAVAVGAEQRLGRLPQVEGFENAPGRGVRGRVEGRDVAVGRLYDVLPAGLAGAKEEAERGGRTAVVVGWDGAARGVVAVADAVKETSAEAVRELRALGLTPMLLTGDNRAVAEAVATAVGIGTDSVIAEVLPEDKVEAVRRLRREGRCVAMVGDGVNDAAALATADLGLAMGTGTDAAIEASDLTLVRGDLRVAADAIRLSRRTLATIKGNLVWAFGYNVAALPLAAAGLLNPMIAGAAMAFSSVFVVSNSLRLRTFR; encoded by the coding sequence CGAGAAGAAGCTCAATCGCATGGACGGCGTGACCGCCACGGTGAACTACGCGACGGAGAAGGCGAAGGTCAGCTTCCCCGCGGGCGTCCAGGTCGCCGACCTGATCGCCACGGTGGAGAGGACGGGGTACACGGCCGAGGAGCCGGCTCCCCCGGAGCCCGCGCCCGAGGAGTCGCCCGAAGACCCCGAACTGACCGGCTACCGCCGGCGTCTGACCGTCTCCGCCCTGCTCGCCGTACCCGTCATCCTGCTGTCGATGATCCCGGCCCTGCAGTTCGACAACTGGCAGTGGCTGGCACTCACCCTCGCCTCGCCGGTCGTCGTCTGGGGCGGACTGCCCTTCCACCGGGCCGCGTTCACGAACGCCCGGCACGGCGCGGCGACCATGGACACGCTGATCTCGATGGGCACCCTGGCGGCGTACGGCTGGTCGCTGTGGGCGCTGTTCCTCGGCGACGCAGGCATGCCCGGTATGCACGACACCTTCGAGTTCACCGTCTCCCGGGTGGACGGCGCCTCGCAGATCTACCTCGAAGTGGCCTCCGGGGTCGTCACCTTCATCCTCCTCGGCCGCTATCTGGAGGCCCGCTCCAAGCGCCGCGCGGGAGCGGCGCTGCGCGCCCTGATGGAGCTCGGCGCGAAGGACGTGACCGTAGTGCGCGACGGGCGCGAAGTCCGCGTCCCGGTCGGCCGGCTGGCGGTCGGCGACCGGTTCGCCGTACGGCCCGGCGAGAAGATCGCCACCGACGGCACCGTCGTCGAGGGCGCCTCCGCGGTGGACGCGTCCATGCTGACCGGCGAGTCCGTACCGGTGGACGTGACGGTCGGGGACGCGGTCACCGGTGCGACGGTCAACGCGGGCGGGCGGCTGGTCGTCGAGGCGACCCGGGTCGGCGGCGACACGCAGCTCGCGCGGATGGCGAAGCTGGTGGAGGACGCGCAGAACGGCAAGGCAGAGGTGCAGCGGCTCGCCGACCGGATCTCCGCGGTGTTCGTGCCGGCGGTCATCCTCCTCGCTGTCGCCACCTTCGGCGCATGGCTCGGCCTCACCGACGACACGGTCGCCGCCTTCACCGCGGCCGTCGCCGTACTGATCATCGCCTGCCCGTGCGCACTGGGCCTGGCCACGCCCACGGCCCTCATGGTCGGCACGGGACGCGGCGCGCAGCTCGGCATCCTGATCAAGGGCCCCGAGGTGCTGGAGTCCACGCGCCGGGTAGACACCGTCGTCCTGGACAAGACCGGCACGGTCACCACCGGCCGCATGACCCTCCAGAGGGTGTACGCCGCCGAGGGCACCGACGAGGACGAGGTGCTGCGGCTCGCGGGTGCCGTGGAGCACGCCTCCGAGCATCCCGTCGCCCGGGCGGTCGCCGTGGGCGCGGAGCAGCGGCTCGGGCGGCTGCCGCAGGTCGAGGGGTTCGAGAACGCGCCCGGGCGAGGCGTACGCGGGCGCGTGGAGGGCCGTGACGTGGCCGTGGGGCGCCTGTACGACGTCCTGCCGGCCGGGCTGGCCGGCGCCAAGGAAGAGGCCGAGAGAGGCGGTCGTACGGCCGTCGTGGTCGGGTGGGACGGGGCGGCCCGCGGTGTCGTCGCCGTCGCGGACGCGGTGAAGGAGACCAGCGCCGAGGCGGTGCGCGAGCTGCGCGCGCTGGGGCTCACTCCGATGCTGCTGACCGGGGACAACCGGGCGGTCGCCGAGGCGGTGGCGACCGCGGTCGGTATCGGTACCGATTCTGTGATCGCGGAGGTCCTGCCCGAGGACAAGGTCGAGGCCGTACGGCGGCTGCGGCGCGAGGGGCGCTGCGTGGCCATGGTGGGCGACGGCGTCAACGACGCGGCCGCACTTGCCACCGCCGATCTGGGTCTTGCGATGGGGACGGGGACCGACGCGGCGATCGAGGCGAGCGATCTGACGCTGGTGCGCGGCGATCTGCGGGTGGCGGCGGACGCCATCCGGCTGTCCCGGCGGACGCTCGCCACGATCAAGGGCAACCTGGTGTGGGCCTTCGGGTACAACGTCGCCGCGTTGCCGCTGGCCGCGGCGGGGTTGCTGAATCCGATGATCGCGGGAGCCGCGAT